Proteins from a genomic interval of Coccinella septempunctata chromosome 2, icCocSept1.1, whole genome shotgun sequence:
- the LOC123308523 gene encoding zinc finger protein 64-like isoform X4, whose amino-acid sequence MQSVMESTNEENPDLPKIDMAERQFSIEEAHIAYDDVELEEKLGVIDIIEQFIDEKGVYERKEYLAKNEVSNFDANSLSSASFTEEIPPDSDPPKNNSESAHLEQYKCQMGNFAELAHSKVVEHKCHLCDYFTSRKVDLKVHVNRVHSNIRTYKCHLCDYAAKRKERLNMHVKTVHLKIKDYKCHLCEYSASLKESLQKHVDSVHINIKKHKCHLCGYAAYVKGNLTKHIDSVHLNVKKYKCHLCDYAATRKGHLNMHVKAVHLEIKDYKCHLCEYNASVKQSLQRHVDSVHINIKKHKCHLCEYATAIKESLSRHISSVHLKVKKYKCQLCEYAASRKIYLSRHIKGVHLKIKEHKCHLCEYATAIKKNLERHIESIHLNIKEHECHLCEYAASAKNNLAVHISSVHLKDKKYKCHLCEYAASRKSHLERHIESIHLNIKKHECHLCEYASSSKHHLDQHIEKIHL is encoded by the exons ATGCAGAGTGTAATGGAGTCAACAAACGAAGAAA ATCCAGACCTACCAAAAATTGACATGGCTGAACGTCAGTTTAGTATTGAAGAAGCTCATATTGCCTATGATGA TGTAGAGTTAGAAGAAAAATTGGGAGTTATCGACATTATCGAACAATTCATAGATGAAAAAGGAGTTTATGAAAGAAAAGAATATTTAGCCAAGAACGAAGTAAGTAACTTCGATGCAAATTCATTATCATCTGCCTCTTTTACCGAAGAAATACCTCCAGATTCAGATCCACCAAAGAATAACTCTGAATCAGCCCATCTGGAGCAGTATAAATGTCAGATGGGCAACTTTGCAGAATTGGCTCATTCGAAAGTTGTAgaacacaagtgtcatctatgcGATTATTTCACAAGTAGAAAAGTAGACCTAAAAGTCCATGTTAATCGTGTTCATTCAAATATCAGGACTTATAAGTGTCACTTGTGTGACTATGCCGCAAAGAGAAAAGAAAGGCTTAACATGCATGTAAAAACCGTTCATTTAAAAATCAAGGATTACAAGTGTCATCTGTGTGAGTATAGTGCGAGTCTGAAAGAAAGTCTTCAGAAGCATGTCGACTCTGttcatataaatatcaaaaaacacAAATGTCACTTGTGTGGTTATGCTGCTTATGTGAAAGGTAACCTCACGAAGCATATAGATTCGGttcatttaaatgtcaaaaaataCAAATGTCACTTGTGTGACTATGCCGCGACGAGAAAAGGACATCTCAACATGCATGTAAAAGCCGTTCATTTAGAAATCAAGGATTACAAGTGTCATCTGTGTGAGTATAATGCGAGTGTGAAACAAAGTCTTCAGAGGCATGTTGACTCTGTTCATataaatatcaagaaacacaaatGTCACTTGTGTGAATATGCCACTGCTATAAAAGAAAGCCTTAGCAGACATATAAGTTCTGTTCATTTAAAAGTCAAAAAATACAAATGTCaattatgtgaatatgctgcaaGTCGGAAAATCTACCTTAGCAGACATATAAAGGGGgtccatttgaaaattaaggaacatAAATGTCATTTATGTGAATATGCcactgctataaaaaaaaaccttgaaaGACATATAGAGTCGattcatttgaatattaaaGAACACGAATGTCAcctatgtgaatatgctgctaGTGCAAAAAATAACTTGGCAGTACATATAAGTTCTGTTCATTTAAAAGACAAGAAATACAAGTGTCAcctatgtgaatatgctgctaGTAGGAAAAGTCACCTTGAAAGACATATAGAATCGattcatttgaatattaaaaAACACGAATGTCACCTATGTGAATATGCTTCCAGTTCAAAACATCACCTTGACCAACATATAGAGAAGATTCATTTAT